The Leptospira bourretii genomic sequence TTTGTTTTTGTTCAGGTTGTTGTATAATTCTCTGTTTAATTTGATCTAGTTGATTAGTCGCTTGTTGTTTCTGATTAAAAAAGTTGTTTAAATTTAGTGTTTGATCACGTATAAGATTTAGGATTCGTGTTTTACCTGATCCATTTTTTCCTGCTAAGAGTATAGTGTTGCCAACTTTCTTCATAGAAATTTCTTTAAGACCAACTATGCTTGCTGTTTCTTCATTTATATTAACCTCAGATATTTTCATGATTTATTTCCTTTAATTGTATGAATGACACAGAATAAGTAATTTATGCACGCAAATATATAGCAATATAATATTAAAACGAAGCACCAAATTTCGCATAACACTTTATATTCGAACCAACTTAAATCGGAAACTCCTATTTAAGCGAACGCAGATATTTCAAGATCCCGTCTTCCCCTCGTTCTTCTGCCAGCTCTGCAATGCTGACCCCACCTACGGTTTTGACTTTGGTTTCTGCACCGGCTTCTACCAGAAGTTTGACTAATTCTAAATTACCACGATAGACGGCGCGGTAGAGGGCGGTCTCACCTGTTGTGTTACGAAGGTTGACGTTGGCACCTTTGTGGATTAAAAATTTGGCAATCGCCAATTCTTCCTCATCAACTGCTTTGATTAAGGAGGAATTGCCTAGGGAATCCTTTGCATTGATCGAAACACCTTCCGCTAACAGTTCTTTGACTAGTTCGAGGTTTCCCTTGTCGACAGCCTGAAAGAGACGTAATTCCAAACTCTTAGGAGCTTTGACTACAGATTCGTCTTCCGTACACGAAACACTCATTCCGATGAAAGCCAAAAAAACAAAATAAAGTGGTGCTGAAATTAAAAATCGACTGGATAGAAATTGTAACATCGGTTTTAGTCTAATGGTTTAACTATGAAACGTCGATCCATTTTTCCCAACAGTTTCCGGTTCCTTCCCATAATTGCGGTAAGTCTATTTTTTGTATCTTGTCTCACCATCATCAGTCCGGGTGAAGTTGGGCTTATGTGGCGACCATATAGTAGCGGTCTTAGCCAAAAACCCCTAGAATCCAGGGTACAAACTTATATGCCTTGGAATAGTGTTTACGTTTATTCTATTCAGTGGGTGAGTCACCAGGAAAAAGTAGAAGTTCTCACTCGTGACGATTTAACAATTACAGTGAGTGCTGCCATCATCATCCGGCCAATCGAAAACGAAATTTACGAATTGGAAATGGAAATTGGAAGGGGTTACTATGAGAAGGTAGTCAAACCTCAATTTCGCACAGCCATACGAAATATTTTGTCTGCTTATAATATGGTTTCGATATCCAAAGAAACACCGAATGTTTCGGCCCAAATTAAAAAGTCCCTGGCTGAGAAGTTAAAAGATAAACATGTCGAAATTGATGATGTGATTATCGATGACGTAGAATATAGTCCATCCATATTAAAAGCAATCGAGAGTAAACTCACCAAACAACAAGAACAGGAACAAATGAAGTTCGAAATTAACATTGCTAAACGAGATGCGGAGATTCAACAAATCACTGCAGATGGTAGAGCGAAGGCCGTTCTCATCGAAGCGGACGCTCAAGCGAAAGCGCAAAAGATGATTTCTGAATCATTAACACCAAAATACATTCAGTTGAAAGCAATGGAGAATCCAAATAATAAATTGATTTTTGTTCCCAATGGAAAAGATGGATTGCCGATTATTGTGAATCCGGAGGGGAAATAGGGAGGGTGGACTTGTGAATCTCGCTATGCAAAGTAATACAATTGTTTTGTGTTACCTTTCAATTATAGGATATGGTGAATAGATTATTGGTTTGAAAAAGAATTCTTCTAATGTTTATTAATTAAGGAAATTTTTTATTTTATCTAACAACCATCATATCAGCTTAAAACCGATCAGATGGTTGTTATTGTTAAATCTTAGAAAAACTTATAAGTCGCTGCGACAGTAAACGTTACACCCATTCGATAAGAGTAGAATAGTAAATCTTCACCAGTAACTTCACTTTTTTGATACACTTTAAATCGCGTATCCATGATATTTTTGGCCGCAGCTTTGAAATCAAGACGGTCATCATGTTTATAACTATAAACAATATCCGTGATTCCTACTCCACGTTCTATGGCATCAGGAGTACCGTTGGCACCGACAGCATAAATTCGATCACCGAAGAAGTTATAATAAACTCCTATCGTTTGGTTTTTCTTTGCTGTAATGAAGTAATCAAATTTTAGATTGTATACATATTCAGACTGTCCTTGGAGTGGTCTCGAAATGTTAGTAGGATCAAAAGAGGCACTCCTATTGATTTTATCAATGGCCCCTGCTTTAATCATAGCATTATCTTCCCAAGACATAACTTGCACTTGTGATTTAATGAAGAATAGGTTTGTTTCCACACGGAATCGATCAAAAAATTCTTTTCTGTAATCTAACTCAACCCCTTTGATCGTTGCTTCCTTAGCATTTGTATAAGAGAAATTAAAAGAAATTCCTCCCGATTGGGGTAATCCAACCATTTCAATTGGATTAGATAAGTGTTTGTAAAACGTTCCGATTCCAAAGAAATCAGTATTCGTAAGATAATATTCATATCTTACATCATAGTTATGAATATATGTTCTTCTTAAGTTAGGATTACCAAAAATCCTATCTGCTCCGAAATATGGAGTAAAACCGAAAGGAGATAGTTCTCTTAAATCTGGCCGAGTTAAAGATTGGGTATAACCAAATCTTAAATTCATATCTTTGTGCATTTCCCAAACCATATTTACAGACGGTAGTCTATCTTGGTTTCTTAATACACCGATTCCATTATTGTCAGCATCACAAATATTAGATCTTACTAATGCAACTCTCACGTCCTCATTATTAATTGTACAACCGTAATCAACGTTTCTCAATGAACTTGTATCTTTCGTTCTAAACGTTTTTACTTTTTGGAATGAATCTTCAAATCGAACACCACCAATAAATCTTAGTTTTGGAACGAGTGGCATATCGACTTGTGCAAATTGTGCATGTAATTTCTGTTCAGCATCATAAGCATTTGGCTCGATTTGACGTTCAGAAAAAGTTTTGTTTGCAACACCAGTTGATTTTTGAATGTACTCCGTCGGATTATACACAACTTCACCAGGCACAGGGAAATAATCAACAGGGTATTGAGTTCCTACGTTTGATTTGTTTCCAAACTCTCTAAAGGTAAAACTTTTGAATCGATCAAGTGCCATTCCACCGATTTTGAGTTCTGATTTCAATCCATTCCACTGCTCGAAAGGAATAGAATACTTCATATTAGCTTGTCTGACAGTATCTGCCGTTGAAGAAAAAAACCTTGTTCCATCGGGGTTGTTTCCTAAACGGAAATAACCATCGGATAAGTTTGCTGGATTTGCTCTTCTCCAAACCTGTTGGATTAGATTGGGTTCTTCACGATTAGCTAATGAGTAAGCAACATTCCATTCTAGTTTATGAGGTCGATTCATACTTCCAAATTGCAAAGCATGGTCGCCTCCTAATACGGTATTTAACAATCCTCTTGAAGTTACAATTCCTGTTTGCGAAATAAAGTCGAAGTTATCGATAAAATTTTGACCAAATGCATCCCGAACCGTTGTATCAGAAGCAACAGTATAAAGATTTTTCAAATAGATTTGCTGGCCTTTTGTGAGCTCGTAAGATAAGTTTACGTTTGCTG encodes the following:
- a CDS encoding TonB-dependent receptor; translated protein: MKYLKIFLMIVILTPLSLFAQATGSISGVIIDSENGEAVFGATIVVRSEKKFAKTDFDGKYSLSLPPGSYDVEFQMYGYGPQKRTVNIAAGKNQSINVTFGAQTLETVEVKDRASNNTESALLALQRKSAAVSDGISQEAIKKSPDSNAGDVVRRVTGITLIGGKYVFVRGLGERYSNTVLNEVLIPTTEPDKRVVPLDIFPASILKNIRVIKTFIPEDPAEFSGGLVKVETQEYPDKFQMNLGLGIGRNMNSTGYEFKTFDAVDFLGRPNSSYQLPGVVNSLPGFLPLEPGNRFGGLPPNFVNLSSLAFNQQWTPDSGKGGYDKNINFSVGNTFKLTESGQRLGVLLGVVRSEEYRIRDEKSARYVPNYAGGIQTSDATYLIPIQKQDTKVYNKDTNFAANVNLSYELTKGQQIYLKNLYTVASDTTVRDAFGQNFIDNFDFISQTGIVTSRGLLNTVLGGDHALQFGSMNRPHKLEWNVAYSLANREEPNLIQQVWRRANPANLSDGYFRLGNNPDGTRFFSSTADTVRQANMKYSIPFEQWNGLKSELKIGGMALDRFKSFTFREFGNKSNVGTQYPVDYFPVPGEVVYNPTEYIQKSTGVANKTFSERQIEPNAYDAEQKLHAQFAQVDMPLVPKLRFIGGVRFEDSFQKVKTFRTKDTSSLRNVDYGCTINNEDVRVALVRSNICDADNNGIGVLRNQDRLPSVNMVWEMHKDMNLRFGYTQSLTRPDLRELSPFGFTPYFGADRIFGNPNLRRTYIHNYDVRYEYYLTNTDFFGIGTFYKHLSNPIEMVGLPQSGGISFNFSYTNAKEATIKGVELDYRKEFFDRFRVETNLFFIKSQVQVMSWEDNAMIKAGAIDKINRSASFDPTNISRPLQGQSEYVYNLKFDYFITAKKNQTIGVYYNFFGDRIYAVGANGTPDAIERGVGITDIVYSYKHDDRLDFKAAAKNIMDTRFKVYQKSEVTGEDLLFYSYRMGVTFTVAATYKFF
- a CDS encoding ankyrin repeat domain-containing protein: MLQFLSSRFLISAPLYFVFLAFIGMSVSCTEDESVVKAPKSLELRLFQAVDKGNLELVKELLAEGVSINAKDSLGNSSLIKAVDEEELAIAKFLIHKGANVNLRNTTGETALYRAVYRGNLELVKLLVEAGAETKVKTVGGVSIAELAEERGEDGILKYLRSLK
- a CDS encoding prohibitin family protein, coding for MKRRSIFPNSFRFLPIIAVSLFFVSCLTIISPGEVGLMWRPYSSGLSQKPLESRVQTYMPWNSVYVYSIQWVSHQEKVEVLTRDDLTITVSAAIIIRPIENEIYELEMEIGRGYYEKVVKPQFRTAIRNILSAYNMVSISKETPNVSAQIKKSLAEKLKDKHVEIDDVIIDDVEYSPSILKAIESKLTKQQEQEQMKFEINIAKRDAEIQQITADGRAKAVLIEADAQAKAQKMISESLTPKYIQLKAMENPNNKLIFVPNGKDGLPIIVNPEGK